The following nucleotide sequence is from Deinococcus aerius.
CACGCGGGCGGGGTCGGTGGGCGCTGGCCGGAGCTTTTGCCAGATCGAGTCGAGGGGTTCCAGGATGCCGATGGTGTTCCCCTTGCTCTTGCTCATCTTGCCCTGGCCGTCTACCCCGGGGATTCTCAGCGCGTCCTTCGCCAGCACGGCCCTCGGCTCCGGGAACATCTCGCCGAACTGGTGGTTGAACTTGCGGGCGATCTCGCGCGTCAGCTCGATGTGCTGCACCTGATCCTCGCCGACGGGCACAGTGTCCGCCTTGTACAGCAGGATGTCGGCGGCCTGGAGGACCGGGTACATCAGCAGGCCCGCCGGGGTGCTCTCCAGTTTCTGCGCCTTGTCCTTGTACTGGGTCATGCGCTCCAGCTCGCCGACCGGCGTGATCACCGTGAAGAGCCACGCGAGTTCGGTGTGCTCGGGCACGTGCGACTGGGCGAAGAAGATGACCTTTTCCGGGTCGAGCCCGGCGGCCATGTTCGCCACCGCCATCTCCAGGGTCCGGGCGGCGAGCTGCCGGGGATCGTAGGCGTTCGGATTCGTCGGCGCGTGAAGGTCCACCACGCAGTAGATCGAGTTCTTGCCGTACTCCTCGCCCAGCCTCACGTAGTTCTTCATCGCCCCGAAGTAATTCCCGATGTGCGGATCGCCCGTCGGCTGGATTCCTGAAAACACGCGCGGCATAACCCGGCGATTCTAGCGGGCGGGGGAAGGGCTGGAAGCTGTACAGGCTGACGGAGTGGGTTCACACCGGATAAGGCTCTTTTTCCCAGGTCCAAACGAAAGAAGCGACCCCGTGAGGCCGCTTCTGGAGAGGAGGAAGGGAATCAGCGGTCGCCCGTGTCCCCGGAAGTCGTGCCCCCCGAGGTCGCGTTGCCGCTTCCGGTGGCGCTGTTCG
It contains:
- the trpS gene encoding tryptophan--tRNA ligase produces the protein MPRVFSGIQPTGDPHIGNYFGAMKNYVRLGEEYGKNSIYCVVDLHAPTNPNAYDPRQLAARTLEMAVANMAAGLDPEKVIFFAQSHVPEHTELAWLFTVITPVGELERMTQYKDKAQKLESTPAGLLMYPVLQAADILLYKADTVPVGEDQVQHIELTREIARKFNHQFGEMFPEPRAVLAKDALRIPGVDGQGKMSKSKGNTIGILEPLDSIWQKLRPAPTDPARVRRTDPGDPDKCLIGDYHKLFSDLPTIETVYEGCRTAGIGCVDCKKMLMVGITRELTPIQERAAELRADPVRVRDVLAQGAKEARQIAAPVMEEAREKVGFLKL